AAGGAAATGGTAGACACAGCTCATCAGGGTGGAGTTCCCCATATAAAGCACACCGACGGGAATATTTGGCCGATACTTGATATGATTGTTGCTACAGGGACAGATGCAATTGACCCACTCGAACCAATTGCTGGGATGGATATCGGGGAGGTTAAGGCAAAGTATGGCGACCGTGTTGCCGTTGTAGGAAATGTTGATTGTACCGAGGTCCTCACGCACGGCACGCGTGAAGAGGTCATTGATGCGGTAAAGGAGACAATAGCTAAAGGTTCAGTTGGGGGCGGTCATGTAATTGCATCGAGTAATAGTATTCATCCCGGTGTTAAGCCGGAAAACTATTTGGCTATGGTTGAAGCAGCAAAGCAGTTTGGGCAATATCCTCTTGACGAGAAAATGGTGTCAGAGTATAGAGCACATAATTATATCGCAAAGTATCTTCACAGGAACTAATGTCAATTGGTATAATAATAGCTAGGGGCGAAAGAAATGCGACTTCTGACACTTTTAAAAAGCAAAATCCACCGAGCAACTGTTACAGACGCTGATGTCAATTACATAGGGAGTATTACAATTGACCAAGACCTGATGGAGCGTGCAGACATAAAGAAGGGTGAACTTGTGCACGTCTGGAACGTTACCAATGGTCAACGGTTTGAAACCTACGCAATCCCCGCGCCGAAGCGGTCTGGAGTCATCTGTGTAAATGGAGCCGCGGCACATCTTGTAAAGAAAGGAGATAAGATAATAATTGTCTCCTTTGCCATTACTGATGAGGAAGTAACCCCCAAGCTTATTTTAGTTGACGAAGAAAACAAATTTTTAAGGTATCTCTAGCGAAGTATAATTTACTTGACATGACCTCATAATTACCTCGTTCGCTTGTTGATCACGGAAGTTCAAACAAGCATTAGTCCGCTTTTGCCCATGCTTTTTGGGTGAGTAATTTTCCAAATTTGGTCAGTCTAGACGATTAGAATTTCCTGTCTCTTCGGGTGGGGTCTGGCGAGGTAAGACAAAGGATGGCAAATTGACACAGCCATGAACGACTTGCTACAATAAATCGTTTAAAAGGGAATCCTAAATAAAATGGTGCCGAAGGTCGGGGTCGAACCGACATGAGGTTGCCCTCACCGGTTTTTGAGACCGGCGCGTCTGCCAATTCCGCCACTTCGGCACTGAGTAAATTATAACCCATTTCACATTGGTTGTCAATTAGGAGGCCGCCCTTTATGAAAAAAACAGTTGCCGTTGCTTTAATTATTGTGGTGGTGCTTGTTCTTGTCTTTGTTTCCTTTATGATTTTTGCGCTGACGGCACGTAAGGGTGGCACTATTCCCCGATTTGGATACAAGGTTGGATTAGTTCGAATTGAGGGAGTAATTTTCTCGGGAAGTGGTCAGGGAGGACTTTTCGGTGATCAAGGTGCAGCTTCGGAAAGAGTAATTCGGGCGCTTGAGCGTGCGAGGAAAGACAATTCGATAAAATCGCTCGTCATCAGGGTTAATAGTCCTGGAGGAAGCGCTGCAGCCTCACAAGAGATATACAACGAGATTTTGCGCGTCCGGCGGTCAGGCAAGAAGGTTACAGTCTCGATGGGCGATGTTGCTGCTTCTGGAGGATATTACGTTTCAGCTGCTGCAGACCGAATATATGCTAACCCTGCAACTATAACTGGCAGCATCGGGGTAGTCATGGAAATTGCCGACCTCCATGTCCTTCTTAATCGTTTGGGAATTGAGTTGGGATCAATTAAGAGCGGGAAGCACAAGGATATGGGAAGTATATCGCGTCCCCTTACTCCTGAAGAGCGGAAAATTCTCCAGGGGTTAATAAACGATGTTTTCGAGCAGTTTGTAAGAGACGTTCACAAAGGCCGGAAACTTCCTATTGAAAAGGTAAGAGAACTTGCTGACGGGCGCATTTTTACCGGCAGTCAGGCAAAGGCATTGAAGTTGGTAGATGAACTTGGCGGCCTCGAGGACGCGCTTAAGGCAGCGGCGCGCGATGCGGGAATAAAGGGGGAGTTTGAGGTCAAAGAGTATTATGAACAAAGAGGTCTTTTGGGGCAGCTAATAAGCGAAGCAGAATCAAACTTTGCCGACCAGTCTCGCGCTAAATTTCTTATGGGATTAGCGCGAAGGTTACTTCGCGTGGATAATCTCAATTCGCTGTCCAATCCTGATTACTAAACTACAAATATAAAACCAGGTATTTGATTATTCTCGCTAATTGCGGTTGGGAATTAATCTTTTTGTTTGGCGTTAGATATGAGTTTTAAAATGAGCAAAGGTAAGGTCATTCTTATAGACGGAAACAGCCTTTTATACCGAGCGTTCTTTGCCCTCCCACACTTTTCTACATTGGAAAATCAGCCAACAAATGCAGTTTACGGGCTTGCAATGATGCTATTGCGTCTCCTAGAAGAGGAAGAGCCCGATATCGTGATAGTATCTTTCGATGCCCCCGAAAAAACTTTTCGGCATGAAGAATACGTGGCATACAAAGCCCATCGAAAGCGCGCCCCCGATGAGCTTCGTTCCCAGGGACCTATCGCTCGCGAGATGATTGAAGCCTTCAATATTCCTATACTTGAGGTTCCAGGCTATGAGGCTGACGATGTTGTTGGCACAGTTGCTAGAAAAGCCGAGTCAGAAGGCTATGACGTAATCATTGTTACAGGTGACCTAGATGCTCTGCAACTTGTGGACAGCAAAGTCAAAGTAATGACTACCGTAAGGGGCGTAACTGAGACTGTTGTCTACGATGAGAAGGCTGTTGAGGCTCGCTATGGCCTCAAGCCTAAGCAGCTTATTGATTATAAAGCTCTTAAAGGTGATCCTTCGGACAATATTCCTGGCGTGCCGGGCATCGGCGATAAAACAGCTGCAAAGCTTATTAAGGAATTCGGTAGCTTAGAGAACATCCTTGCGCATATTGATGATATACAAGAAGCACGGCTGCGCGAGCAAATACGAAGTTCGATTGACCAAGCTTTGCTCTCAAAGCGATTGGCAACCATTCAGACTGATGTCCCCATTGACATTAACCTTGAGCAATGTAAGCTCCGAAAGCCAAACCTACCAAAGCTTCGGGAGCTTTTCAAGCGTTTGGAATTTCGTTCGTTGTTGAAGCGGCTGCCCGAGGATAATGCCCAGCCTGTTCTTGAATTTGAGTCGGGCGCCAAAGTAGAGGAATTGTCTGAATACAAACTCGTTTGCGATAGACCTTCATTGGGGGCATTATTGGAACAAATTGAAAAAGTCGGGGGGTTCGCTTTTAGGATTCGTGGAACAGCCGCACACCCAATTAATGCGGATGCGCTGGGGGTCGGCGTTTCTGTTGCCCCTGGTAAAACGTATTATGTGCGCTTTGGTGAGAATAGCGGGCTGAGTCTCCTAGATTTCAAGAAGTTATTGGAGTCAGAGAAAATAAAAAAATTTGGCCACAACCTAAAGTATGAATATGAAATGGCGCGAAAAGTCGGTATCGACATACAAGGTCTTGAGTTCGATACCATGCTTGCCGCATACCTAATAAACAGCTCACGGAATGTTCAGAAGTTGTCAGATGTTGTATTTGATTATCTATCAAGTGAATTACCAGGCAAAGAAGGGACGCAAGAAACTGAGCAAGAGCGGCTATTTGCAGCAGAGGCAGATGCGGCTATGCGTCTGGTCAGTGTTCTCACGGAGCACTTGGTGAAAGATAACATCGAGCTGTTGATGTACAACATCGAAATGCCACTGGTGCCCATACTGGGGGATATGGAATTGACGGGCGTTGCCGTAGATAGCACTTGGCTGGGGACTTTATCTGAAAAATTAAGTGAAAGGATTAATAATCTTCAAAAAGAAATATACACGCTTGCTGGGATGGAGTTTAACATTGGTTCTCCCAAGCAGCTTTCTTTTGTACTCTTCGACAAGCTGGGTTTGCCGGCAGAGAAAAAGACAAAGACTGGTTTTTCGACAGATGCTGATACCCTTGTGGCCCTGGCACCAGCGCACGAAATCGTAGAGAAAATTCTAGAGTACCGAGAACTTACAAAGCTAAAGTCAACTTATGCGGATACTCTCCCCAAGCTAATCAATCCCAAGACGGGTCGGATACACACTACACTCAATCAAGCTGTCACTACGACGGGACGGCTGTCTAGCAGCGAGCCAAATCTGCAAAACATTCCGATTAAGACAGAGACAGGAAGGGAAATTAGGCGAGCGTTTATCGCAGCTCCTGGCAATTTGCTTGTTTCGGTAGACTATTCACAAATCGAACTCCGCATCTTGGCGCATGTAAGCCGCGATGCTGAGCTACTGCGTGCTTTCAGGGAAGGTGAGGACATTCATACAACTACCGCTACTAGGTTGTTTGGCGTTTCAGCAGATGAAGTGACGCCAGAAATGAGACGTCAGGCTAAGACCGTAAACTTTGCGGTTATTTATGGTATGAGCGATTACGGTCTTTCAAGGGAGCTGAATATTCCGACTGGGGTGGCAAGGAAATATATCGAAAGCTATTTCCAGCAATATCCTGGAGTGCGGAAGTACGCAAGTGAAACTCTTGAAAAAGCTCGAATAAATGGCTATGTAGAAAGCTTGATGGGGCGACGTAGGTATCTTCCGGAATTGAACAGCGCTAATAGGGTCTACAGGGAGTTTGCCGAGCGTGCAGCGGTGAATATGCCGATTCAGGGGACAGCTGCAGATATTATTAAGCTGGCGATGATTGCAGTGAACGAACGACTCAAGAAAAGCAACTTAACTGCAAATATGGTGCTTCAAGTCCACGACGAACTAGTCTTTGAAGTTCCTGAAGGCGAGGTCGACGAACTCCTAAATTTGGTACTTCCGGCAATGCGGGATGTATATCCTTTGGATGTTCAGCTTGAAGTGGAAGCAAAAGTAGGAAAGGATTGGTGTACGGCTCAACCAGTATCTGTAGAGGAGCATATTGGAGCCTGAGTTATTGCCCATGCGGTATTGGCATGTATCTGGGTTATGTGTTATAATACTGAGCAACGACATGCGGAAGCAGTCCTAAGGTAGCATGAACAAGCTGGACCTGCCGGGACAATTAAGGTGCCGTGCAGGGAAGTTTAAAGCAGTAGAGTTCCCACCTACCTACTGCTGAATTCCAAAAACATGCAAGACCGGGCGGATGTGGGATGCTACGTCCAAATACTTTGAATGGACAGAAATATTGTCCGTACTAGGTGTTCAATTAAAAAACAATTGACGCCTAGAAGAGAGGAGCATTTAATCATGACTTACGACAAAGAGGCTTACGAAGCCACCCCGCTAGAGAGGGCGGGCTCCAACAAGAGTGAGGCCAAATCAGAGGATTTGGTTATGAACGACGAGCAATTGACGGAATCAGAAGTTAGCGAACCAGCTACATTTACAGAAGGAGCAGAGAAAAAGGCAGAAGTTTCGGTGGAGGCCGAGCCAAAAGCAGAGGAAAAAGCTCCTGAGCCTGAGAGTGCTTCAACATCTGCTGAAGAAGCCGAGCCCCAATCCGTGAAGAAAACATCGGAACGTGGAGATCATTATTCGGAAACGTTTCGATCGTTGTCTGAGGGCGACCTAGTGGACGGGGTCGTCGTCCATATTGATAAAGATGGGGTGCTGGTGGATGTTGGCACAAAGTCAGAAGGCATAATCAAAATGACAGAGCTAGCACAGGAGCCGTTTCAGTCGCCGGAAGAAGTAGTTTCCGTTGGCGACCGAATTAACGTATATGTGATGGAAACGGACAGCCAGGATGGCAGCTTGCTACTCTCAAAGAAACGCGCCGATTTCGAAAACGCATGGAATAGGGTAATCCAACACTATGAGGAAGATAAACCAATTACCGCAATGGTAACCGACCGCGTAAAGGGTGGTTTGGTAGTAGACCTTGGGGTTAGGGGTTTTATCCCAGCGTCTCACGTCGGTAGCGGGAACGTTAAAAACCTTGATAGATATATCGGCCAGTCGCTTCCCCTTAAAATTATCGAAGTTGACCGAGACCGCCGAAAAGTAGTTTTATCCCATAAACTTGCAGTAGAAAGCGAACGGGAGAAGCGGCGTGCCGAAACCATAAAGTCACTGCAAGAGGGCCAAATTCGCGAAGGTATTGTGCGACGCATTACCGACTACGGTGCGTTCATTGATCTTGGCGGTATTGATGGGCTTTTGCACGTTAGTGAAATGTCATGGACGAGAATAAACCATCCGTCGGAAGTGGTGAAAGTTGGCCAAAAGATCCAGGTGATGGTTTTGAAACTAAACCTCGAGGCCGATAGGATATCACTTGGGTTGAGGCAAATTCTGCCCGACCCGTGGGCGGATATCGAAAGTAAATATAGTGTCGGCCAAGTAATCGAAGGTGAAATTTCGAGACTAGTGCCCTTTGGCGCTTTTGTTCGGTTGGACGAAGGTATTGAAGGGATAATTCCAAATGTTGAACTGAGCAGAAAACGGGTTAAAAAGCCAGAGGATGTAGTTAAGGTTGGCGATCATGTAGAAGCAAGGATTATCGAGCTCAAGCCCGAAGAGCGGCGAATGACTCTAAGCATTCGCCAAATCTTTGAGGAAAAAGAGAAAGCGGAATATGAGACTTATCGCTCAGCCCAAGATGAAGGCCGCATGACACTGGGCGACCTGGTTGGAGATAAACTTAGGGAGCTTCGAAGCGTAGTCGAGGAGGCAGAGGATCAACCTTCTAAGAAGCGAAAGAAGAAACAGCATATCAAAGCGGATGAGGAAGATCTTGAAGCTGATGTTATGGGATCTTCCTTTGCCGAAGAAACTCTATCAAAAGAAGACAACGAAGCCGTAGCTGAGACAAAAGCAGTTGCTTTCGAAGTTGAGGGCGCCTCGACCGAAATTCAAGAAGCATCCGAAGAAGTTAATTCCTCAACTAATGAGGCAGTTTCTGAAGTGACCTCTGCCGAAGAGGAAATAAAGCAGTCAACTAATGGGACGGAAGAAGAGCGTAGTGAAGAATAAGAGTACACGGCAAAATCATACGGTGTCCTTTGTCAAACATCAGAGGTCATATGAGCGAAAGTCAGGATAAGAAAGTAGGACCGGTCTGCACAGAGCAAACAATGCGGGCCGGTCCTTTTTGTGGCCGGAAAGTGCTTATTGTGGGACTCACCGGCGGTGCCGCTAGTGGAAAGTCCACTGTTGCAAAAATGCTCGCTGACCTTGGCGCACGCGTAATAAGTGCAGACGATATGGTACACGACCTTCTGGATAACGACCCTGAAGTTCAGAAGGAAATAATTCAAGTGTTTGGGAAAGACATTCTCAACGAGCAGGGGCGAATAGACCGTGGAAAACTCGGCAAAATAGTTTTTGAAGACGCAGAGAAAAGAGCCCGTCTTGAGAAAATCATACACCCACGCGTATTAGCCCAAATAGAATCTGAGATAAATAATTTTCGTAAGCAAGGCGCAGGAGTACTAGTGGTTGAAATTCCATTACTAATAGAAACATCATCAGTTCGAATGGTTGACAAGGTTTTGGTAATTAGTGCGGAACAAGAGACGCAGATAGAGCGTCTACAAAAGAGATACGGAATCTCTCGCCGTGAAGCACTCCAACGCATCACGGCGCAGTTACCAATGGCTGAAAAAATCAAACATGCCGATTGGGTAATTAGCACTGAGGATACTTTCGAAAAAACGAAAGAGCAAGTAAATTCTGTGTGGCATGCAATGCAAGAATTGCTTGCACAACAAAAATAGCTGTGCTATAATCGGGGCGTTGTTTGCACAATTAGAAATACTGGTATGAGCCTCTACTGCGAATGAAATCAGGCGCAGAGCATTGATAGGGGTAGCTTATTGGTTTAAATCTGCTGGGGGCAGTCGTGAGATATCCTCAATCCAAGTTAGGACTAAATGAAAAAGCGTGAACTCATGAAAGTTATTTATCCACTTTCCGCTTTGGATTATAGCGCTCCTCGCGTGATTTCATTCTGCAGCATATACCAGTTTCGTAAAGGCAGTAATTTAAAAGAATAGTTTGGCGTTGATTCGATAGCACGCCAGCAAGACAAGTATTTCCTAGGAGGAAACACTGTTGTGAAAGCGTTTAGGGTAAGAGACACGCGTTTACCAGTAAGTTTGCTGTGCATTGTTGCCATCCTAACATCCATTGGCTGCACGGCGTTCATCCCCGGAGCAGTGTTTGGCCAAGGGAGGATAATTGAGGTTGCCGTAGTTGATTTCCTGAATACCAGCAAGATGCCAGGCAAAATGTTTGGCAAAATGGCAACCGATGCAGTTGTCGTCGAGCTATTCCGTTCAGGGAAGTTCAATGTTACCTCTGGCGACACTCTCCAAGCCAAGATGCAGGAGCTAGGATACTCAGTTCCTCTCACTCCTGGTCTTTCGCAGAGACTAGGTCAGGAAGTTGGCGCAAACTGTGTTATTAGTGGGGAGCTAGATCATATCAAAATTGACAAGGATAAAAATCAAGCCGAAGTTCGCCTTAAAGTCGCTATGCGTGATGTTGCGTCTGGGGAACTAGTTAACGGCGCAATTGCAGTTGGCAGGAGTTATCCGCACGTAGGATATACCGCTGATGAAGACAAGCTCCTGGTTGAAGCAATAAGCGACGCAGCTCGAATCGCTGTAGAGACAATGGTACAATACATACTCCCCGAAGCCACCGTCCTCAGCTCAGTTGGAACAACCGAGGTCTTGCTAAATAAGGGATCTCAAGAAGGCATCGAAGTTGGCATGGAAATGATTGTCCTACGGCGCAGCGAAGGCGGGCAAGACGAGGTTGTAGGCCGAGTTAAAGTCTCTAGGGTCACCGATACCGACTCAATCGCTACAGTCATACGCGCACCAAAAGGCGTGAAGCCCGAAGACCGCGTGAGAGCTATTTTCGAAATGCCCTCGGCAAAGGATGTAACATCTACCCAACCCCCAGTACGACCCAGTGAGCAGAGAAAACAAATCTCTCGTGGAAGCCGATTGGCTTGGGCAATTTTAGGTCTTCTGGCGATAGGCGCACTTTTTAAAGGCGGTGGTGATCAACCTGAAACGGTACCAGGAGTCACAGCCCAGGCTGGAGCACTTCCTGATATAAATCCACATGAGAGCGATGTAGGCATATTAATAACATGGAACGCACCTAGAAATATTGGCTTGGTAAACATTAGGGAGTTCCATGTTTGGCGTGATAATTGGGGAAATCCAACCTCAGGAGGCCAAGGTACTATGGCACCTGTGCTGGCTCCAGGCGTCAATACAATTGGACCAGTTGCTGGGTTTGACTATGGAGTAGTTGACGAACCCTCACCTCGAACCGTGGATGCCTGGCATTATCCATCTCTTGACCATACAACATTGGAAGAAGCAGATATGAGCATGAGCGGAATTACTATTGGTAGGCCGCATAGATATTATGTCTCTTGCGTTTATCAGCGTGTCAATCCGACAACAGGAAACATAACCTATTGGGAGACACCTCCTGTTGCGGCAGGTATTGCAACTGCTTTGAATAGGCCTATATGCCAGCCTATTACCATGGGCATGGGGGACCTTAACGATATTACTTTTGAGTGGGAAAGCTCGGGAGGCGCCGATACATATTGTATTGAAGTATCAAAGAGTCCGAATTTTGAGCGAGATGTTACATGGGTATATCAATTTGTTCAGCGTACGTCAATGGACGGAGTACTCATGTCAAAGACGTTCACGAATGTTTTAAGAGATCGCAATGGCAATTTGGTTCCCGAGCTGCAGGGTATTCAGAACGGCGATACTCTATACTGGCGCGTTGGTGCAAGAAACAGTGCTGACAGGCCGGGCCCAATCCCTGCCGGACCATCTCCGCAGAAAGACGGCCCAAAGAATACCAGATATATTTATAGTTTAATGGAGCAGTTTACTGTTGAGCTCCCACCAAGCCCGCCAGGCGTTGAAGACGGTGGAAGTGATGGTGGTGGAACTCCGCCAACGCCCTTCTAACTGACGTAAAGAAAGGATGCGGAGCAACATGTTTGGTAGAGCAACGGGACGCATTATATCCCTTTGGGTGCTATGTTTGGTAGCAATAGTGTGGGTACTGGCTGGAGTCGTGCCCAGTTTCGCCGAATCTTTTGCAACCTGGCTAGTGAATTCCCAACGCCCAAAATACGTGCCAAACGAAATCTTGGTTTCGCTACATGAAGGACATACTGACGCTGATCTTGCGGGTTTTAATGCTGAATACAAAACACGAATAGCTCGCAGAGTCAATTTCGGCAATATCGTTGTGCTCGACCTTGCAGGTAGCGGAAATACACCTGATGGGATAATTAGCAACCGTGAAGCGATTCTCAAAAAATACCCAGCTATCAAATCCGTCCAATACAACTACTACCGCTACCCTTTAGATGTTCCTAATGACCAATTCTACCCCGCGCAGGTTAACCCAACAAATCCGAATTTTATAACCGGCCAATGGCCTTTGCAGCCGCACCCCACTAGGCCTGAAATCCTTCATATTCATGCGCCAGAGGCGTGGGATATCGAAAAAGGTAGCAATCGCGTTGTGGTAGGTGTAATAGATACTGGTGTTAGAGACAGGCTTTCTTTTGATGATCAGGGACAAATAATTCGGCGCCCGCATCCTGATTTGGAGGACCGCATCCTCAAAGGAGAAGGCTATGATTTTGGCGATTTTGATTCGGACCCCTCTCCATCTGAAAACGACCAAGTTCCATCTGGTACAGTTACACACGGCACACACGTAGCGGGGATAATTGCAGCACAGGCGAACAATACAATTGGTATTGCAGGCCTATGCTGGGATGGAGTGTGGATACTTCCTATAAAAGTAATGCCTGACGGCGACCCCGGGCTTCCTTTGGATGCCATTATCAACGCAATCTATTATTGTGCAACGTGGGAAGGCAAGGATCCGAATACCGGTGAGCCGCTTAGGTGTAACGTCATAAACATGAGTTTCGGCGGTCAGAGCCCGACGGAAGAGGAAGAAAGAGTATTGGAGTATGCAGTAAGTAAGGGTGTCGTTCCAGTTGCGGCTGCAGGTAATTCATGGGAAAATGGTGCTCCGCCACCAGGATATCCTGCCTCTTATGATTGTGTAATTTGCGTGGGTGCCACGGGATATCTTGATGACGTAACTAGCTTTTCCCAAAGAGGACATGTGGTAGACATTGCAGCGCCAGGCTATGAAGTTCTAAGCACAGTTTGGTATAGGGCTTTAGCAACAGGTCCTGCCCAACCCCCTGGCGGCGGTGGTACGACTCCACCTACACCTGGTTCGGTAGTTCAGCAGGAGCCACCTTCTCAGACGTGGCCTGACCCGACAGGTAACGCATTTAGTTACATGTCTGGGACCTCAATGGCGTGTCCTCATGTGGCTGCTGCTGCTGCGCTGCTTATTTCTAGGGGCGTGCCCTCTTATGATGTACAGGAAATTCTCTGCAAAAGCGCTACCCCAATGGGATTTGGCCGTCCGAATGATAACTATGGCTGGGGTTTGCTGAATGTCTATGAGGCTTTAAAGAAAGCTACCATTGACGTGGAGATAACTTCGCCTCAGAACGGCAATGAAGTCGGTACCTTACGCCCAAAATGCCGCATAGACTTCCGACATGCCAAACAAGACACAATTCGTGTTTGGGTTGACGATAAACTAGTAATCGGTCCGGCAGGTGCAAGTCCCGATATTATTCCAAATTGGGAAACAGGCTATCACGTTCTGGACGAAAATGCAGGCACAACATATCTAATATTTGAAGCGCCGCTAGCCAGCGACCGCACACTTCACTCAATCAAGGCTTTTGCTGAAACCGATAATCCACCGGACGTTCCTCAGGCAATACCAATGTCCGATGAAGATACCCATTATTTCAGAGTTCAGACGCGCAAATTCGCGGCTGGTTGGAACTTGATTTCCGTGCCATATCAGATTGATCAATCAATCGCCCCTGAGGCGTTGTTTGGTGATGATCAGGCGCTTTGGCGATATTCCTATGCCGATGGGAGCACAGGAAGATATTATGCATACTGCAAAGCTGGCGATAGATATGACAATGAGGCAACGCTAGCACCAGAAAGCGTTTTAAAGAATCTTTTGGTGTGCCCCATCTCATCGCTATCAAGCCCAACGGCATTGGCAACAACTCCCGCAGGTCTTGGCTACTGGCTTTATGTCGAAGACCCCAGCGGATACACCCTTCCTGAAAGCTTTGGAACTCCTGTTCCGGAAGAACCCTATACTATAGGTTTGTATAGGGGATGGAACATGATCGGATGTCCGTTCACGTACCCGGTGCAATGGGCAAACGTGACTGTCGAGTGCGGTGGTAATTATCTGCGGGCGACCGAAGCTGTTGAAGCAGGGTGGATATCTCCGATTATCTATACCTACGATTCATTCTACAAACAATACAGGTGGCAGAGAATCGAAAGAGCCGTTTTGAGACCTTGGGAAGGTCAATGGATTAGGGTTATTACTTCGGGTCCCATGCCGCTTGATGTTTCAAAT
The Armatimonadota bacterium genome window above contains:
- the polA gene encoding DNA polymerase I — encoded protein: MSKGKVILIDGNSLLYRAFFALPHFSTLENQPTNAVYGLAMMLLRLLEEEEPDIVIVSFDAPEKTFRHEEYVAYKAHRKRAPDELRSQGPIAREMIEAFNIPILEVPGYEADDVVGTVARKAESEGYDVIIVTGDLDALQLVDSKVKVMTTVRGVTETVVYDEKAVEARYGLKPKQLIDYKALKGDPSDNIPGVPGIGDKTAAKLIKEFGSLENILAHIDDIQEARLREQIRSSIDQALLSKRLATIQTDVPIDINLEQCKLRKPNLPKLRELFKRLEFRSLLKRLPEDNAQPVLEFESGAKVEELSEYKLVCDRPSLGALLEQIEKVGGFAFRIRGTAAHPINADALGVGVSVAPGKTYYVRFGENSGLSLLDFKKLLESEKIKKFGHNLKYEYEMARKVGIDIQGLEFDTMLAAYLINSSRNVQKLSDVVFDYLSSELPGKEGTQETEQERLFAAEADAAMRLVSVLTEHLVKDNIELLMYNIEMPLVPILGDMELTGVAVDSTWLGTLSEKLSERINNLQKEIYTLAGMEFNIGSPKQLSFVLFDKLGLPAEKKTKTGFSTDADTLVALAPAHEIVEKILEYRELTKLKSTYADTLPKLINPKTGRIHTTLNQAVTTTGRLSSSEPNLQNIPIKTETGREIRRAFIAAPGNLLVSVDYSQIELRILAHVSRDAELLRAFREGEDIHTTTATRLFGVSADEVTPEMRRQAKTVNFAVIYGMSDYGLSRELNIPTGVARKYIESYFQQYPGVRKYASETLEKARINGYVESLMGRRRYLPELNSANRVYREFAERAAVNMPIQGTAADIIKLAMIAVNERLKKSNLTANMVLQVHDELVFEVPEGEVDELLNLVLPAMRDVYPLDVQLEVEAKVGKDWCTAQPVSVEEHIGA
- a CDS encoding S8 family serine peptidase, with translation MFGRATGRIISLWVLCLVAIVWVLAGVVPSFAESFATWLVNSQRPKYVPNEILVSLHEGHTDADLAGFNAEYKTRIARRVNFGNIVVLDLAGSGNTPDGIISNREAILKKYPAIKSVQYNYYRYPLDVPNDQFYPAQVNPTNPNFITGQWPLQPHPTRPEILHIHAPEAWDIEKGSNRVVVGVIDTGVRDRLSFDDQGQIIRRPHPDLEDRILKGEGYDFGDFDSDPSPSENDQVPSGTVTHGTHVAGIIAAQANNTIGIAGLCWDGVWILPIKVMPDGDPGLPLDAIINAIYYCATWEGKDPNTGEPLRCNVINMSFGGQSPTEEEERVLEYAVSKGVVPVAAAGNSWENGAPPPGYPASYDCVICVGATGYLDDVTSFSQRGHVVDIAAPGYEVLSTVWYRALATGPAQPPGGGGTTPPTPGSVVQQEPPSQTWPDPTGNAFSYMSGTSMACPHVAAAAALLISRGVPSYDVQEILCKSATPMGFGRPNDNYGWGLLNVYEALKKATIDVEITSPQNGNEVGTLRPKCRIDFRHAKQDTIRVWVDDKLVIGPAGASPDIIPNWETGYHVLDENAGTTYLIFEAPLASDRTLHSIKAFAETDNPPDVPQAIPMSDEDTHYFRVQTRKFAAGWNLISVPYQIDQSIAPEALFGDDQALWRYSYADGSTGRYYAYCKAGDRYDNEATLAPESVLKNLLVCPISSLSSPTALATTPAGLGYWLYVEDPSGYTLPESFGTPVPEEPYTIGLYRGWNMIGCPFTYPVQWANVTVECGGNYLRATEAVEAGWISPIIYTYDSFYKQYRWQRIERAVLRPWEGQWIRVITSGPMPLDVSNGEFSVNIASPSDIADDWVAYDIGVGSSSYSLANVPNHSGYPSQAQRISIRSVAEGVPYSAGIYQRVQSLEGTRYVFSVWTYRNSSGDTTECTKIGIDPYGGIDPSAAVWSAEQYSVGNWTRQIVYCTAQSSHLTVFIQATTNNASVPNTVYVDSARLSGGRDVTLIIPPTPCGPMY
- the sppA gene encoding signal peptide peptidase SppA, which codes for MKKTVAVALIIVVVLVLVFVSFMIFALTARKGGTIPRFGYKVGLVRIEGVIFSGSGQGGLFGDQGAASERVIRALERARKDNSIKSLVIRVNSPGGSAAASQEIYNEILRVRRSGKKVTVSMGDVAASGGYYVSAAADRIYANPATITGSIGVVMEIADLHVLLNRLGIELGSIKSGKHKDMGSISRPLTPEERKILQGLINDVFEQFVRDVHKGRKLPIEKVRELADGRIFTGSQAKALKLVDELGGLEDALKAAARDAGIKGEFEVKEYYEQRGLLGQLISEAESNFADQSRAKFLMGLARRLLRVDNLNSLSNPDY
- the rpsA gene encoding 30S ribosomal protein S1, which codes for MTYDKEAYEATPLERAGSNKSEAKSEDLVMNDEQLTESEVSEPATFTEGAEKKAEVSVEAEPKAEEKAPEPESASTSAEEAEPQSVKKTSERGDHYSETFRSLSEGDLVDGVVVHIDKDGVLVDVGTKSEGIIKMTELAQEPFQSPEEVVSVGDRINVYVMETDSQDGSLLLSKKRADFENAWNRVIQHYEEDKPITAMVTDRVKGGLVVDLGVRGFIPASHVGSGNVKNLDRYIGQSLPLKIIEVDRDRRKVVLSHKLAVESEREKRRAETIKSLQEGQIREGIVRRITDYGAFIDLGGIDGLLHVSEMSWTRINHPSEVVKVGQKIQVMVLKLNLEADRISLGLRQILPDPWADIESKYSVGQVIEGEISRLVPFGAFVRLDEGIEGIIPNVELSRKRVKKPEDVVKVGDHVEARIIELKPEERRMTLSIRQIFEEKEKAEYETYRSAQDEGRMTLGDLVGDKLRELRSVVEEAEDQPSKKRKKKQHIKADEEDLEADVMGSSFAEETLSKEDNEAVAETKAVAFEVEGASTEIQEASEEVNSSTNEAVSEVTSAEEEIKQSTNGTEEERSEE
- the coaE gene encoding dephospho-CoA kinase (Dephospho-CoA kinase (CoaE) performs the final step in coenzyme A biosynthesis.), which encodes MSESQDKKVGPVCTEQTMRAGPFCGRKVLIVGLTGGAASGKSTVAKMLADLGARVISADDMVHDLLDNDPEVQKEIIQVFGKDILNEQGRIDRGKLGKIVFEDAEKRARLEKIIHPRVLAQIESEINNFRKQGAGVLVVEIPLLIETSSVRMVDKVLVISAEQETQIERLQKRYGISRREALQRITAQLPMAEKIKHADWVISTEDTFEKTKEQVNSVWHAMQELLAQQK
- a CDS encoding aspartate 1-decarboxylase; translated protein: MRLLTLLKSKIHRATVTDADVNYIGSITIDQDLMERADIKKGELVHVWNVTNGQRFETYAIPAPKRSGVICVNGAAAHLVKKGDKIIIVSFAITDEEVTPKLILVDEENKFLRYL